The DNA window ACATAATCACATTGACAGTTTAAAGAAGTTGCAAgaatttaaagattttaaattttaaagatcaacCATATATAATGACATTAAgattttaaagaaaagaaaagaaccTGCAAGAATTTCAGGATGGAATTTATAAAGATTAACATCCATGATCTTGTGTGGAGGCAGAGGTTGATCATAAACTTTCTTTTGCAGATATTCAAGAATGAGCTCGGCATCAGTAGGGCAAAATCTGTAACCAGGTGGATGAGTTTTGAAGTGATCCAAATGTTGATCAGTAGGACGAGGCAAATTAGATTGAATTGGTGGGTTGGGTTGATGAGACTGAGACTGTTCATTTCGATTGTTAAACATTGTTTTGATTgtgtttaattttgaatttaagtGAAACAATGTTTTTCTTGGGATCTTTTAATGAAGATGAGAGGATAATTTGTAGTGTTGTATATTTAGCAATCAGATTATTCTTAAATATAAATTCTAATCTCTATTTTgttttaggcttaattcctcaaaaaaaacccaccttacatttttttcgtttataccctgactttgtaaaaacaccatttgtacccaattttgaggttttttatgtttcatctctacccaaaagtattaaattatactctttttatttgaaaaaaagtttaaaacaatccttcatttttaacttatatactaattagatattaatattattaatagtacaaaaataccatcttcttcaaaaagttaaaaataattatttttttaatttttttaaaaaatatttccgataaaaaattaaaaataataataattttttaatttttttattttataaaattaaaaaaatcaattaattatttggatttatttgattattttttaagtttaaggatttatttgtatttttaaaaatagaaaaaagtatgttttaaactcttttccaaatgaaaagagtacaatttaatacttttgggtagagatgaaatataaaaacccaaaattggatACAAATATTGTTTTTACAAAGTCAaagtataaacgaagaaaatgtgcaaggtggttttttttaaaagaattaagtCTTTGTTTCACTATCTTTTAGTTAACAGTTTATAACAAACTGTTATCTTTACAGTAAAAAGAAACTCTTATCTTTTAACTGCTATAactaattaagttaattttatttttcatggcACTAGCTAAAGCTAAATTGACGAAATTGATTTTTGCTTTGCATCTTTGATTTGGCTATTATCAAATTGGAGTTGGGTTTTCTGATTTCAGGAATGCATGCTCAATTTAATATAGCAACAAATAATAGAAAATGAACCAACAACTATTAAATTGGTAAATaacttcaaaacaaaaaaaaatccataagGATCACACACCTATATTTGATCATACAATCCGATTACATAAAAAGTGTCAAACCGAAAATAAGCGACTCcttaaaaaatctaaatattcgGAGCAAATCCAAAAAAATGCACATTCGTCATAAAATATTTCTATGTGCTAATATACGTAATGCCAAATAGCTGCCAAGAAGTACAAGTCAAAAAATACAATATGAGCCCTAGCCCCGGCTTCatatataattattcaaatttgTTATCCGTAAATTGGTTATTCCTGTAACGACTCATGAAAGGTATAATAAATATACTTTATCTTCATATTGGATTGAGAGAACGAAACCGGAGAAATCAAAAATGCTATTTCGGAAAGAGTCATTGAACCAACCCAATGAGCAATTGAGGGTTATATGGACAGACAACAAAAGACTGGAATCATTTAACAAATACTAGTATGAACACGATAGGAGAGCAAGCTTATGAGAatatcttcttttttttaactatattaTAAGGCCCAATACGCAATAGGAAAATAACTTCATTTTTTATGTGCGAATGTATAGAGATTTGTTCATCATCCAAAGCTCTAATTGAAAAATTGGATGAAATCAGTCGGTTCAATCGATTTGAATGGAAATTAATGGCCAGATTGGGTTTATTCGCCTAAAATTGGAAGATTCAACCAACATAAACTAAAAAAAGTTGCATGAACTGGCAAACTATTAAATTGGAGGAAAAGTAAAAACCAACCGattgttaaaaaattgattaaatttttatttttaaaaactaaataaagtGTATATATAGGATCTAATtgtattcttttttattattataagaaaattatgaatgtatttattttatttcaccaATTCAACCGATTGTGGACACTGATTTTCCCACCGGTACGAGTTTTAAGACTTCGATTCAAAATATCAATTTGTAAGCGTTGGActctatttattttatcttatttatattaattattattttaatatacagtcgaccctctaatagttaatattctataaattaatagaaaattgagagaaccaacttccttccacgtcggataattaataattctattatttaataattaataagatttaaaatatattctacatggatattaattattagagagatttttttaaagaattatataacaattgatgatttatttgaggcaatactaaccttaattcataaaatgaacgttaaaataccatcaaattatgactttcttattattttgagaaattttaaaagaagttattagataaacaaattaaagtaagtaaactATCtctagaataaaaaatattaaaaattattttattttatgaatacaacttttaaataattattttttagtttgatatcaattgattcttaaattgaatataaaattatttcttttaaattgagtgattgtaaagtgtatttagttaatttttttaggtctattaatgtagatgctttaaaaaatcttttataattttttttatataaattcaataaatttaataattctaataattaataaatttttgatccaccatgtgtattaattatcgaacaaagggtcaatgcgcctcctgaacttgtgacactgGGTCATGtagcccaatttatacttttttaaacaactaaccccaaaactcttcatttttgggtcaaataaccacataatttatatttttatttttaaaaacagatTTAGGATTATTTaatcgcaacaattaggaaagtatctaattactttttttcatccctcacctccgatttgtattttacgcattttaaaaatgcaattatggggttatttgacccgaaaatgaagagttttgggattatttgctcaaaaaagtataaattgggttagatgaccccatAACACAAGTTtaaggggcgcgttgaccctttgtttattaattatcagagggtcgactgtaccTTTATCAAATCTAGACATGGAATATTATAAATTTCAAGTTGGTTTTTCTGATTTTGTTTGAGGCATCATGCATGCTCAAATCAATATcgcaataaataataaaaataaaccaaCAGCTATATTGAAATGATAAATAccttcaaaacaaaacaattgaaaaaatttGGTAAACTAACAAAATCTGTTCATAAAAAAATGCCTAAGCTAATAAAATCTGTTCAAACTAATACcgaaaattaaattacatttcAGGCGATCACTCAACAAATTCATTAGTCTGAATTTATCAAGGAATCGCctgaaactaaattaaatttagggTACAAATTGAAATGTACTAAGTTGAAACTAGGGATAAAATTTTGATACCATAAGTACTTATAACCCTGATATCTGCTGCTAGGGCAGCATTCATTCTTTGTTGCTATGTGGTGGTTGTGGTAAGCCTGGACGGAGTTGCTGCGGCGGTTGCTGCGGGAATTGCAGGTTATTATGCTGCGGTAGCTGCTCAAACTGTTGGTTATTCGGACGCGGTGGAGATGTAATAATATCTGCTAGACTTACCATAGTAGAGACTGGACTCTGCTGATACTGATATGGACTCGGCTGATGATGAAAAGGACTCTGATGCTGATAAGGATTTTCATGATGATCAAAATGCATCCACCAGTCTCCTCCTGACCCCATCATCCCGTTATTATGATGATCGTGATGATAAGAATCATAAGAAAATCCAGCAGGATGATTATAATTATTGGCTACTACTGGAAGTAGTTGATCATTGTAACTGTAACTGCTTCCAGGTGGAGCGAAATCAATTGGTGATTCTGGATGACCATAGTCACCGAAGAGTAGTTCGTAGTTTTCCGGAGGAGATTCAGCGTAGAATTCGGGTTCAAAGCCGCCTGGATTATTATCATAACCAATAATAGCCTCATTGTTATTGTCTATTAACTCAGCTTTCGGATCATTAATATCCTCATTTTCATTCTCTGCCTCCAGATCTCCTTCAGGTCTAGTAAATCTCTCAGATTTCTTGTAAATCCGACATAACACCGAATCATCAAGCTGCCATAAAAACAgtaagaaaaaagttcaaatattaatattataaaatcatGGCAGACCTACAGAACATAAATAATATCAtcagtataaaaaaattatgagtcCGCAGCTGAATAAGACTCGTTATAAGacgaaaagaaaaaaactatACCCTCATATTAAATTCTTTGGTGTTGGGATTGGTTTTTTTTGGCACTCGAGTCGGAGGAGGGTTTTCGAGTCTGAACTCGTGCATAATCCAGTCCGTTTTATCACCCTTTGGAGGTTTTCCCATGTAGAAAACAAGAGCTCTCTTCCTTCCAACTACAATACCTTTATGCTTTATAGGTTTATCGGCTCCGGTGGCTTTCCAGTACCCGCCATCGGCAGCTCGATTGGGTCTCGATCCATTCGGGTACTTCTTGTCCCTTGGTGTGAAAAAGTACCATTCCTTCTCTCCATGATTCAAATATGTAGCTGGCAAACCATAACTTCATAAATTAGATTCTTGAAGGGGAAAAAAGAACTTCAGAATTGAATTTGTAAAGAGCAATCATTATCATAATCACATTggtaaatttaaagaaaaaaaacagcaatattttaaagtaaataaCAAGGAAAAACTTCAGGATTGAATTTATGAAGATCAATTAAAATCAGAGTAataatttcaagaaaacaaaagaaactgCAGGAACTAATTCCGGATAGAATTTATAAACATCAATCATAT is part of the Mercurialis annua linkage group LG3, ddMerAnnu1.2, whole genome shotgun sequence genome and encodes:
- the LOC126673507 gene encoding NAC domain-containing protein 18-like, with protein sequence MSNNRNSKYLRFPPTQPSNGGDDRSRSQQPDSAIPPVESNLPRLTEEQLSLFKSFPPGYRFNPDDGELIVEYLQKKVQDRPLPPSKIMNVDLYKFNPEVLAATYLNHGEKEWYFFTPRDKKYPNGSRPNRAADGGYWKATGADKPIKHKGIVVGRKRALVFYMGKPPKGDKTDWIMHEFRLENPPPTRVPKKTNPNTKEFNMRLDDSVLCRIYKKSERFTRPEGDLEAENENEDINDPKAELIDNNNEAIIGYDNNPGGFEPEFYAESPPENYELLFGDYGHPESPIDFAPPGSSYSYNDQLLPVVANNYNHPAGFSYDSYHHDHHNNGMMGSGGDWWMHFDHHENPYQHQSPFHHQPSPYQYQQSPVSTMVSLADIITSPPRPNNQQFEQLPQHNNLQFPQQPPQQLRPGLPQPPHSNKE